A single window of Nicotiana sylvestris chromosome 3, ASM39365v2, whole genome shotgun sequence DNA harbors:
- the LOC138887010 gene encoding uncharacterized mitochondrial protein AtMg00860-like — protein MRLEDAYKIAFRTHLGYYEFNVMIFGLTNASATFQSLMNQVFQPFLRKFVLVFFDDILIYNLAERDHVTHLIAVFASLKEHSLFAKKSKCSFGQSKVEYLGHIITAEGASTDPSKIQAMLDWPRPNSVRALRVFLGLTGYCRKYIANYEIICRPLIDLLKRDAFKWNDEADLAFTTLKKAISSTLVLALPDYIKEFIVETYASQGGIGVVLMQEGRLITYFSKVLYQRHRGNSIYEKEYMDLLNAVDK, from the coding sequence ATGAGGTTAGAAGATGCATATAAGATAGCTTTCAGAACTCATTTAGGCTATTATGAGTTCAATGTGATGATATTTGGATTAACAAATGCATCAGCTACCTTTCAATCTTTGATGAATCAGGTTTTTCAACCTTTCCTTCGAAAGTTTGTATTGGTCTTTTTTGATGACATCCTTATTTACAATTTAGCTGAAAGAGATCATGTGACTCATCTAATTGCTGTCTTTGCTTCCTTAAAGGAACATTCCTTATTTGCTAAAAAGTCTAAATGCTCATTTGGTCAGTCTAAAGTTGAGTACTTAGGACATATCATAACTGCTGAAGGAGCGTCTACTGATCCATCTAAAATACAAGCTATGCTCGACTGGCCTAGACCAAACTCAGTGAGGGCACTTAGGGTATTCTTGGGATTGACTGGATACTGTAGGAAGTATATTGCTAACTATGAAATCATTTGTAGACCCTTAATTGACTTACTCAAAAGGGATGCTTTTAAATGGAATGATGAAGCTGATCTAGCCTTTACAACTCTCAAGAAAGCTATATCTTCTACACTAGTGTTGGCCTTACCTGACTACATTAAGGAGTTCATAGTGGAGACATATGCCAGTCAAGGTGGCATTGGAGTTGTGCTTATGCAAGAGGGTAGACTAATAACCTATTTTAGCAAGGTTTTGTATCAAAGGCACAGGGGTAACTCAATCTATGAGAAGGAGTATATGGACTTGTTGAATGCAGTTGACAAGTGA
- the LOC138887011 gene encoding uncharacterized protein produces MHFVVRTDHHSLKYLLEQKVTFALQQKGLTKLLGLDYEVQYKKGAENRVVDAFSRQQEDSECHIGQSQGTLQAISVSVPSWMQEITHSYKGDSKATEVISQTTVTLQGPNIWHYTSSILRRKGKIYIGTNGDLKTQLISTFYDSPIGGRSGQLGTLKRLSQVFYWPRIK; encoded by the coding sequence ATGCATTTTGTGGTTAGAACTGACCACCATAGCTTGAAATACCTCCTGGAACAAAAAGTTACTTTTGCTTTACAACAGAAGGGATTGACCAAGTTACTTGGGCTGGATTATGAAGTACAGTACAAGAAAGGGGCTGAAAATAGGGTAGTTGATGCCTTCTCTAGGCAACAGGAAGATTCAGAATGTCACATAGGCCAATCTCAAGGAACATTGCAGGCAATCAGTGTCTCAGTTCCTTCTTGGATGCAGGAGATAACACACAGTTATAAAGGAGACTCTAAAGCTACAGAAGTGATCAGTCAGACAACAGTAACTCTACAAGGACCTAACATTTGGCATTACACTTCTAGCATACTCAGAAGAAAGGGAAAGATCTATATTGGTACTAATGGCGATCTCAAAACTCAGCTGATCTCCACATTCTATGATTCTCCTATAGGTGGACGTTCAGGACAGCTTGGAACTCTAAAAAGGTTATCACAGGTGTTCTATTGGCCTAGAATAAAGTAG
- the LOC138887012 gene encoding uncharacterized protein: MADCCKMVVQHQLPHQPAMHPFEALYGYTPPQLSLGPLLETVLQGAEDTVMRRQQMQQLLKDNLIKAQERMKYYADKRSSDREFQVGDMVYLKLQPYRQTSLVLRKNLKLSSRYYGPYKILARVGIVAYKLDLPPESKVHPVFHVYILKRKVDNRAVVQTTLPITGKDGQFLVKTMAILQRQLIKRNNAVVVSVLVQWSNLPPEDATWEDYQFIKAKFPNFDSNP, from the coding sequence ATGGCTGACTGCTGCAAAATGGTGGTACAACACCAACTTCCACACCAGCCTGCAATGCACCCCTTTGAGGCCTTGTATGGTTACACTCCCCCTCAACTATCCTTAGGACCCTTATTGGAGACAGTGTTACAAGGTGCTGAAGATACAGTGATGAGAAGGCAACAGATGCAACAACTATTGAAAGACAACCTCATTAAAGCTCAAGAAAGGATGAAATACTATGCTGACAAAAGAAGTTCAGATAGGGAATTCCAAGTGGGTGACATGGTCTATTTGAAACTGCAACCTTATAGACAAACATCCCTTGTATTGAGAAAGAACCTAAAACTGAGCTCTAGGTATTATGGCCCCTATAAGATTCTGGCTAGAGTTGGTATAGTGGCTTACAAATTAGACCTTCCTCCTGAATCCAAAGTCCACCCTGTGTTCCATGTCTATATACTCAAGAGGAAGGTGGATAATAGAGCGGTAGTGCAGACCACTCTGCCTATCACGGGTAAAGATGGCCAATTCTTAGTAAAGACAATGGCAATTCTACAAAGGCAGCTAATAAAGAGGAACAATGCTGTTGTGGTTAGTGTATTGGTGCAATGGTCAAATCTACCTCCAGAAGATGCCACGTGGGAGGATTATCAGTTCATCAAAGCCAAGTTTCCAAACTTCGACTCCAACCCTTGA